A genomic region of Porticoccaceae bacterium LTM1 contains the following coding sequences:
- the cobO gene encoding cob(I)yrinic acid a,c-diamide adenosyltransferase — MSEESRSEENRAERHKRKMQRQKERVDEGIAAADQDRSVVVLLTGDGKGKSSSAFGMVLRSLGHGHRVGVVQFIKGAQLSGEELFIRDHLPQVELHQMGTGFTWETQDREADIAAAEATWAHAERLLQDENVQLVVLDELTYMLGFGYLDEQRVLDAIRNRPAGQSVVVTGRGGGKALQELADTVSEVKSIKHAYHAGIKARSGIDV, encoded by the coding sequence ATGAGTGAAGAGAGCCGTAGTGAGGAAAACAGGGCTGAACGACACAAGCGCAAAATGCAGCGCCAGAAAGAGCGGGTGGATGAAGGCATTGCCGCGGCCGATCAGGATCGCAGTGTTGTGGTGCTTCTTACCGGCGACGGTAAAGGTAAAAGCAGCTCGGCATTTGGCATGGTACTGCGCAGTCTCGGTCACGGTCATCGCGTTGGGGTTGTGCAGTTTATCAAGGGTGCCCAGCTGTCCGGCGAAGAGCTGTTTATTCGCGATCACCTGCCGCAAGTGGAACTTCACCAGATGGGTACCGGTTTTACCTGGGAGACCCAGGATCGTGAAGCCGATATAGCAGCTGCTGAGGCTACCTGGGCGCACGCTGAACGACTGTTGCAGGACGAGAATGTGCAGTTAGTGGTACTGGATGAGTTGACCTATATGCTTGGCTTTGGCTATCTGGATGAGCAGCGGGTGCTGGACGCCATTCGCAATCGCCCGGCAGGCCAGAGCGTGGTTGTTACCGGCCGCGGTGGAGGCAAGGCCCTGCAGGAGCTTGCGGACACTGTGTCAGAGGTGAAAAGCATCAAGCACGCCTACCATGCGGGCATCAAGGCTCGTAGTGGTATAGATGTGTAG
- a CDS encoding GNAT family N-acetyltransferase gives MTSLLNIRNMTRPEVDTLVEWAAVEGWNPGMHDADLFWAADPDAFIAAEIDREMIGGGAITSYNGEFGFMGFFIVKPEYRGQGIGNTLWHARLNRLKGRLRPDAAIGMDGVFNMQSYYAKGGFVFSHRNLRFRSEIPEASKAPQESDPNVVPLASVPFDELLHYDRSCFPAPRSAFLEKWITQDDALALGYVRDGELLGYGVIRRCCEGCKIGPLFADDTAVADALYEQLSAFAAGGPLFLDVPENNPAAMAFVAERKMIEVFGCARMYVGDFPDLKHERIFGVTTFELG, from the coding sequence ATGACCAGTCTTCTAAACATCCGGAATATGACCCGCCCAGAGGTCGATACATTGGTTGAGTGGGCGGCAGTCGAAGGCTGGAACCCAGGCATGCACGACGCTGATCTGTTTTGGGCGGCTGATCCGGATGCGTTTATTGCGGCTGAGATTGATAGGGAAATGATTGGCGGAGGTGCCATCACATCTTATAACGGCGAGTTTGGCTTTATGGGCTTTTTTATTGTAAAGCCGGAATATCGTGGGCAAGGAATTGGTAATACCCTTTGGCACGCCCGACTTAATCGGCTGAAAGGTCGATTGAGGCCAGACGCAGCGATTGGTATGGATGGTGTGTTTAATATGCAGAGTTACTATGCCAAAGGTGGCTTTGTTTTTTCTCATCGTAATCTGCGATTTCGCTCAGAGATTCCAGAAGCGTCAAAAGCTCCGCAAGAGAGTGATCCGAATGTCGTCCCTCTTGCCTCGGTGCCTTTTGACGAGTTGCTACACTACGATCGCAGTTGTTTCCCAGCGCCCCGTTCGGCATTTCTCGAAAAGTGGATAACGCAAGATGATGCATTGGCGCTTGGTTATGTTCGTGATGGTGAGCTATTAGGGTATGGCGTGATAAGGCGGTGCTGCGAGGGTTGCAAAATTGGCCCTCTGTTTGCGGATGACACGGCAGTAGCGGATGCGCTGTACGAACAGCTTTCAGCCTTTGCGGCAGGTGGCCCCTTGTTTTTGGATGTGCCAGAAAATAACCCTGCCGCAATGGCCTTTGTGGCGGAACGAAAAATGATTGAGGTGTTTGGCTGCGCACGGATGTATGTGGGGGATTTTCCGGATCTGAAACATGAGCGCATTTTTGGGGTGACTACCTTCGAATTGGGATGA
- a CDS encoding TonB-dependent receptor: MFKSSLFAVTALATAIAQANDAPAIEEVVTVASLQPIAIEQSGSAITVIDQAYLDSRKALQVIDLLRDVPGLAVSATGVRGSNTDVRLRGAESNHVLVLFDGIEINDASQGDALNWAHLAAADIARIEIIRGPQSALWGSEAVAGVISITSKKAGSEKLQTSFFSEKGSFDTFYSGASIAARGEQFHGRLSVDRISTDGDNIARQGNEKDGYRNSNIHLTSGYTLNENAELGLVLRRTEASNEFDEVDSYVTGLPVDANRETDTRQNFARLQADIDALDGNWKQRVSLSQSKHHNTNYSDNVQGNVNEIRKRQIQWLNTLNLVNNSQQLSLLLERENQDFSARGPLVWGLDPNQDRSLHTNSAALEYRINATEQLTLAGSLRYDSNSDFDSATTRRAEASYRVVEGTRLRASYGTAVKNPTLSERFGTFTNFIGNPDLQPESVESWQVGVDQTVAGVNIGIGYFNSRLDNEINGFVWSDEDSGFTAMNTNGVSRREGVELTFDAELTADLSLQGSYTYTDATQPYVAPTEEIEIRRPRHLGSVSLDWHYSDQLQLLLNTQYNGTSHDQFFPPWPQPSELVTLDDYILVNLTANYNWSPQVQFYARVDNLLNEQYEDVYGFQTLGRGASLGVRIRFDG, from the coding sequence ATGTTCAAATCATCTCTTTTTGCTGTAACCGCACTGGCGACTGCCATTGCCCAAGCTAACGACGCCCCGGCCATTGAAGAAGTGGTAACGGTGGCTTCCCTCCAGCCGATTGCTATTGAGCAGAGCGGCAGCGCTATTACTGTTATTGATCAGGCCTACTTGGACAGCCGCAAGGCGCTGCAGGTAATTGACCTGTTGCGCGATGTTCCGGGGCTGGCGGTAAGCGCCACCGGTGTGCGCGGCTCCAATACCGATGTGCGCCTGCGCGGTGCCGAAAGCAATCATGTATTGGTGTTGTTTGACGGTATTGAAATCAATGACGCGTCCCAGGGCGATGCACTGAACTGGGCACACCTCGCCGCAGCGGATATAGCGCGCATCGAAATTATTCGCGGCCCGCAAAGTGCTTTATGGGGCAGTGAGGCGGTGGCCGGGGTGATCAGTATCACCAGTAAAAAAGCCGGCAGTGAAAAACTGCAAACCAGTTTTTTCAGTGAAAAAGGCAGCTTTGATACTTTCTACAGCGGTGCCAGCATCGCCGCACGCGGCGAGCAGTTTCATGGCCGCCTGAGTGTGGATCGCATCAGTACCGATGGCGACAATATCGCTCGTCAGGGGAATGAAAAAGACGGTTACCGCAACAGCAATATTCACCTCACCAGTGGTTACACGCTGAACGAAAATGCTGAGCTTGGACTGGTGCTGCGCCGTACCGAAGCCAGCAATGAGTTTGACGAGGTAGATTCCTATGTCACCGGCCTGCCAGTTGATGCCAATCGTGAAACCGATACCCGCCAGAACTTTGCTCGCCTGCAAGCGGATATTGACGCCCTGGACGGTAACTGGAAACAACGCGTTTCGCTGTCCCAATCCAAACACCACAACACTAACTACAGTGACAATGTGCAGGGCAATGTTAACGAGATTCGCAAGCGCCAGATCCAGTGGCTAAACACCCTGAACCTGGTGAATAACAGCCAGCAGTTGTCGCTGTTGCTGGAGCGTGAGAATCAGGATTTCAGTGCTCGTGGACCGCTGGTGTGGGGTTTGGATCCCAATCAGGATCGCTCTTTGCACACAAACAGCGCCGCACTTGAATATCGTATCAATGCTACTGAGCAGCTGACATTGGCTGGCAGCCTGCGTTACGACAGCAACAGCGATTTTGACAGTGCCACCACTCGTCGTGCTGAGGCTAGCTACCGCGTTGTCGAGGGCACAAGACTGCGCGCCAGTTATGGTACGGCAGTTAAAAATCCGACCCTGAGCGAGCGCTTTGGCACCTTCACTAACTTTATCGGTAACCCGGATTTGCAGCCTGAGTCGGTGGAGAGTTGGCAGGTAGGGGTGGATCAAACCGTTGCTGGTGTGAATATCGGTATCGGCTATTTCAACTCCCGTTTGGATAACGAGATCAATGGTTTCGTATGGAGTGATGAAGATAGTGGTTTTACCGCTATGAATACCAATGGTGTCAGCCGTCGCGAAGGGGTGGAGCTGACCTTTGACGCTGAACTGACGGCTGACTTGAGCTTGCAGGGCAGTTATACCTACACCGACGCCACTCAGCCATATGTTGCGCCGACCGAGGAGATAGAAATTCGTCGCCCGCGCCACCTTGGCAGTGTCAGCCTGGATTGGCACTACAGCGACCAGCTGCAACTGCTGCTCAACACCCAGTACAACGGCACCAGCCATGATCAGTTTTTCCCTCCTTGGCCACAGCCGTCAGAACTGGTAACGCTGGATGACTATATCCTGGTTAACCTGACTGCCAACTACAACTGGAGCCCGCAGGTGCAGTTCTATGCCCGCGTGGATAATCTGCTCAACGAGCAATATGAAGACGTGTACGGCTTCCAGACTCTGGGTCGTGGTGCATCTCTCGGTGTGCGGATTCGTTTTGATGGCTGA
- a CDS encoding PLP-dependent aminotransferase family protein yields the protein MSFQIPRPKNIIDLGVGQPDPELLPSALFQSLSLNPEHLAYGEQAGDGAFRRSLARWLSADYDSQVSEESLMVTNGSSNALDMICKLFARRGDTVLVEDPTYFIALRQFAEHGLNVVAVPMDDEGIQLDQLEEAIHKHKPAFIYSIPTYHNPTGICQPLSRREALVQLARQNKCLLVADEVYQQLYFDQRPPLPLACLDANAPVLSIGSFSKILAPGLRLGWIQGAGDLLPLLIQSALVSSGGGLAPVTSALVGSLIDSGAFQEYLAGLRTTLRQRMETVHQCLQAELGDKFTVNKPGGGYFLWATAKDGIDVIDRLPEAKRNGVGFLGGQLFSRSPESVASMRLCFAWYGERELELACRRLAGVFL from the coding sequence ATGAGTTTCCAAATTCCCAGACCCAAAAACATTATCGATCTCGGTGTCGGCCAGCCCGACCCTGAGCTGTTGCCCTCTGCGCTGTTTCAATCTTTATCACTTAACCCAGAGCATCTTGCCTATGGTGAACAGGCGGGTGATGGGGCTTTTCGTCGCTCGTTGGCACGGTGGCTATCGGCAGACTATGACTCTCAGGTGAGTGAAGAGAGCCTGATGGTGACCAATGGTTCGTCCAATGCGCTGGACATGATCTGCAAACTGTTTGCCCGGCGCGGTGATACGGTGCTGGTGGAAGACCCCACCTATTTTATTGCCCTTCGGCAGTTTGCCGAGCATGGCCTGAATGTTGTGGCGGTGCCGATGGATGATGAGGGCATTCAGCTGGATCAGCTGGAGGAGGCGATTCACAAACACAAGCCGGCATTTATTTATAGCATTCCGACTTATCACAACCCGACGGGTATTTGTCAGCCACTGTCCCGGCGTGAGGCACTGGTGCAGCTTGCTCGGCAGAATAAATGTCTGCTGGTAGCGGATGAGGTGTACCAGCAGCTCTATTTTGACCAGCGGCCTCCACTGCCACTGGCTTGTCTGGACGCCAATGCGCCGGTGTTGTCGATTGGTTCGTTTTCCAAAATACTTGCGCCGGGTTTGCGATTGGGCTGGATTCAGGGAGCAGGTGATCTGTTGCCGTTATTGATTCAGTCTGCGCTAGTGAGCAGTGGTGGTGGATTGGCTCCGGTTACGTCAGCTTTGGTGGGCTCGTTGATCGATAGTGGCGCGTTTCAGGAATATCTGGCGGGTTTGCGCACGACGCTTCGACAGCGGATGGAAACGGTGCACCAATGTTTGCAAGCGGAGCTGGGCGATAAATTTACAGTGAATAAACCGGGCGGTGGTTATTTTCTGTGGGCTACTGCAAAGGATGGCATTGATGTAATAGACAGGTTGCCCGAAGCCAAGCGTAACGGTGTTGGTTTTTTGGGTGGTCAGTTGTTTTCGCGCTCACCTGAGTCTGTGGCCAGCATGCGGCTTTGTTTTGCCTGGTATGGGGAGCGCGAGCTTGAGCTGGCCTGTCGCCGGTTGGCGGGGGTATTTTTGTAG
- a CDS encoding DUF4242 domain-containing protein: protein MPKYLIEREIPGAGDLTADDLKAISQKSCAVLSDLGPQIQWQQSYVTGDKIYCVYIAPNEEMVREHANQGGFPANRISEVKTIIDPTTAE, encoded by the coding sequence ATGCCAAAGTATCTGATTGAAAGAGAAATTCCCGGCGCTGGAGATTTAACCGCGGACGACTTGAAAGCTATTTCTCAAAAATCCTGTGCTGTGTTGTCTGATTTAGGCCCTCAAATTCAGTGGCAACAGAGTTATGTTACAGGCGACAAGATTTATTGTGTTTACATTGCGCCTAATGAAGAGATGGTACGAGAGCACGCCAACCAGGGTGGCTTCCCCGCCAATCGCATTTCCGAAGTGAAGACAATAATCGACCCGACCACTGCGGAATAA
- a CDS encoding GAF domain-containing protein, translating to MSPFYENLNLQLQGLLDGEDDWIATLANASALLWLNLERINWAGFYLRRGDQLVLGPFQGKPACTRIDMGKGVCGTSAAEKTPQIVVDVHEFPGHIACDAASNSEIVIPMIFNGEVVGVLDIDSPELNRFSEEDLIGLQPLINLVMSKFTGKH from the coding sequence GTGTCCCCTTTCTACGAAAACCTGAATCTTCAGTTGCAAGGCCTTCTCGATGGTGAAGATGACTGGATTGCAACGCTGGCAAATGCCTCGGCGTTATTGTGGTTAAACCTGGAGCGAATCAACTGGGCCGGGTTTTATCTTCGCCGTGGAGACCAACTGGTGCTGGGGCCGTTCCAGGGCAAACCAGCCTGTACCCGCATCGATATGGGCAAAGGAGTTTGCGGAACCTCGGCAGCGGAAAAAACGCCGCAAATCGTTGTTGATGTCCATGAGTTTCCGGGCCACATTGCCTGTGATGCAGCATCTAATTCGGAGATAGTGATTCCGATGATCTTCAACGGTGAAGTGGTCGGTGTGCTGGATATCGACAGTCCAGAGTTGAATCGTTTTAGCGAAGAAGACCTGATTGGCCTGCAACCACTGATCAACCTTGTGATGAGCAAATTTACAGGTAAGCACTAA
- a CDS encoding TMEM165/GDT1 family protein has protein sequence MEWKVLLTVFGAVFIAELGDKTQLATMLFAADQEVSKWTVFIGASLALIVASGLGVLAGSALSHILNPKLLGTIAGAGFLVIGAFTLYNSLSGNAS, from the coding sequence ATGGAGTGGAAAGTTCTGTTAACGGTTTTTGGTGCGGTATTTATTGCCGAACTTGGAGATAAGACCCAGCTGGCGACCATGCTGTTTGCAGCTGATCAGGAGGTCAGCAAGTGGACGGTCTTTATCGGCGCATCGCTGGCACTGATTGTCGCCTCTGGCCTGGGCGTGTTGGCTGGAAGTGCGCTGTCTCACATTCTGAATCCCAAGTTGTTGGGTACTATTGCCGGTGCAGGCTTTTTGGTGATTGGTGCGTTCACGCTTTATAACTCATTGAGTGGAAATGCCAGTTAG
- the rlmD gene encoding 23S rRNA (uracil(1939)-C(5))-methyltransferase RlmD — MANSRRPSRGRRPQQKRSPQSLPANTEVEIRDLSHEGRGVARVDERTLFVEGALPGERVEVRYQKRRGKFDEGVAVKVLASSPLRTEPPCPHFSRCGGCQLQHLSIQGQVDHKQQLLLRTLQRLGKVEPECILEPIIGEPWGYRRRARLAVRYLAKEDRVELGFRQAETDQLVPIKQCPILMAPFSDLIPLLAELIQQLSCRKRIPQIELLAADNGSAVNLHLLAELTDADRDILDTFARDHQLAIYLQTGATDTVQSLHGSTEPLTYSLPGWDLDLMFLPGSFVQVNPEVNRRLIAKAIELLDLKGDEEVLDLFCGLGNFTLPLSRQATRVVGVEGSARAIELAEQNAAHNGIENCEFHVADLSINPRKAGWTRHSYDAVLLDPPRSGAAEMISWIGQSGVPKVLYISCHPGSLARDVGELVTGYGYRLKMAGAVDMFPHTSHLESIVLLEK, encoded by the coding sequence ATGGCCAATTCACGACGCCCTTCACGGGGTCGACGCCCGCAACAGAAGCGTTCGCCCCAATCCCTGCCCGCTAATACAGAAGTGGAAATTCGCGATCTCTCACACGAGGGGCGTGGTGTTGCGCGGGTTGATGAGCGAACCCTGTTTGTTGAGGGGGCGCTGCCGGGCGAGCGTGTAGAAGTGCGCTACCAAAAGCGGCGAGGCAAGTTTGATGAGGGTGTGGCAGTCAAGGTGTTGGCCTCCTCTCCATTGCGTACAGAGCCGCCATGTCCCCATTTTTCCCGGTGTGGAGGTTGTCAGTTACAGCACCTCAGCATACAGGGGCAGGTTGATCACAAGCAGCAACTGCTGTTGCGCACGTTGCAGCGATTGGGAAAGGTGGAGCCGGAGTGTATCCTGGAACCTATTATTGGTGAGCCCTGGGGCTACCGCCGCCGTGCACGGCTGGCAGTTCGTTATCTTGCTAAAGAGGACCGCGTAGAGCTGGGCTTTCGCCAGGCTGAAACCGATCAGCTGGTACCCATTAAGCAATGCCCGATATTGATGGCGCCATTCAGTGATTTAATTCCGTTACTGGCAGAATTGATTCAACAGCTCTCCTGTCGCAAGCGAATTCCGCAGATTGAATTGCTGGCGGCAGATAACGGAAGTGCAGTGAACTTGCATCTGTTGGCAGAGCTGACAGACGCTGATCGAGACATACTGGACACCTTTGCCAGAGATCATCAGTTGGCAATCTATCTGCAAACCGGCGCAACAGACACTGTGCAATCATTGCACGGTAGTACTGAACCGCTCACATACAGTCTGCCGGGCTGGGATCTTGATCTGATGTTTTTGCCCGGTAGCTTTGTTCAGGTCAATCCCGAGGTGAACCGAAGGTTGATCGCAAAAGCGATTGAGCTACTCGACCTGAAAGGTGACGAAGAAGTACTGGACCTGTTTTGCGGGTTGGGCAATTTCACCTTGCCATTGTCGCGCCAGGCAACGCGAGTGGTGGGAGTGGAAGGCAGTGCGCGAGCCATTGAGCTGGCAGAGCAAAATGCGGCACACAACGGGATTGAAAACTGCGAATTTCATGTGGCCGATCTCAGTATCAATCCGCGAAAGGCCGGCTGGACCAGGCACTCTTACGATGCAGTGCTACTTGACCCTCCGCGATCAGGTGCGGCCGAGATGATCTCCTGGATCGGACAAAGTGGTGTACCCAAAGTTCTGTATATCTCGTGCCATCCCGGCTCATTGGCCAGGGATGTTGGTGAATTGGTGACCGGCTACGGGTACCGCTTAAAAATGGCCGGTGCAGTGGATATGTTTCCCCACACCAGCCATCTTGAGAGCATAGTCCTTCTGGAAAAGTAG
- a CDS encoding ATP-binding protein — protein sequence MADNAPQARRKVMVSWSSGKDSAWTLWQLLQDPSVEVVGLLTTYNSEFDRVAIHGVRRQILQRQVELAGLPLLEVALPWPCSNADYEHAMEWALARAREYYYADTVAFGDLFLEDVRQYREQQFANSDLQPMFPLWGQPTDVLARQMIDAGLRASVSCLDPKQMPADLAGATFDHDLLDRLPSEVDPCGERGEFHTCVWAGPMFRRNLELIQGEVVERSGFVYADLCERTPNA from the coding sequence ATGGCTGATAACGCGCCTCAAGCTCGCCGCAAGGTGATGGTGAGCTGGAGCAGTGGCAAAGACTCCGCCTGGACCCTGTGGCAGCTGCTGCAGGATCCATCGGTGGAGGTTGTTGGCCTGCTCACCACCTACAACAGCGAGTTTGATCGCGTGGCGATTCACGGAGTGCGACGCCAGATTCTGCAGCGACAGGTCGAATTAGCCGGCCTGCCGCTGTTGGAAGTCGCACTGCCATGGCCGTGCAGCAATGCGGATTATGAGCACGCCATGGAGTGGGCGCTGGCTCGAGCCAGGGAGTACTATTACGCAGATACGGTCGCTTTTGGGGACCTGTTTCTGGAAGATGTGCGACAGTATCGTGAACAGCAGTTTGCCAATTCCGATCTGCAACCAATGTTCCCGTTGTGGGGGCAGCCCACCGATGTGTTGGCGCGGCAGATGATTGATGCGGGCCTTAGGGCTTCTGTCAGTTGTCTCGACCCTAAGCAAATGCCTGCGGACCTGGCGGGGGCTACCTTTGATCACGATCTACTGGACCGCTTGCCTTCGGAAGTTGACCCTTGTGGTGAGCGAGGAGAGTTTCACACCTGTGTTTGGGCTGGGCCGATGTTCCGGCGCAACCTGGAGCTGATTCAGGGCGAGGTGGTAGAGCGCAGTGGTTTTGTTTACGCCGATTTGTGTGAGCGCACACCAAACGCCTAA
- a CDS encoding DUF4404 family protein — translation MTSEDLKTQIQELRQQLEYASKTDSHVKDMFGSLMEDIVVLATQGPEEVDAEGVKDQLEQRATDFENRHPRIASLMRQLMDLLAKMGI, via the coding sequence ATGACTAGCGAAGACTTAAAAACACAAATTCAGGAACTCCGTCAGCAGCTGGAGTATGCCAGCAAGACTGATAGCCATGTAAAGGACATGTTCGGTTCACTGATGGAGGACATCGTTGTGCTGGCGACACAGGGTCCTGAAGAGGTGGATGCGGAAGGCGTTAAAGATCAGCTTGAGCAGCGCGCTACCGATTTTGAAAACCGCCATCCCCGCATTGCATCTCTGATGCGTCAGCTAATGGACCTGCTCGCCAAAATGGGAATTTGA
- a CDS encoding SPOR domain-containing protein, with the protein MRKALALSTTILLLTGCANSNELYWGWHCEGDPRTGEWDCEQRLMRDGQLVDASELAADQIPPRPADSQPLLPEAQAANIDGTGESVQEETVPSLTVTPVMVESWREQLPQLNQTQDKPKVQDRPRVRISDITSPPPDPEPYESLQLQPTKVPVLTQEKLLPDSSSGFTSSGFTLQLAALANESAVEKFIAENGLQKSTLESHLIYSNGRPWFAVTAGHFPDRESAEQRGLALQQQHPGIDYWIRSMASLQKAKSPD; encoded by the coding sequence ATGAGAAAAGCGCTGGCTCTATCGACAACCATTTTATTGCTGACAGGCTGTGCCAACTCCAATGAGCTCTATTGGGGGTGGCATTGCGAGGGTGATCCGCGAACCGGCGAGTGGGATTGCGAGCAGAGACTAATGCGAGACGGGCAATTGGTAGACGCCAGTGAACTTGCTGCTGATCAGATCCCGCCAAGGCCTGCAGACAGTCAGCCTTTGTTACCCGAAGCGCAGGCCGCTAACATTGATGGTACTGGTGAGTCAGTGCAGGAAGAAACCGTGCCATCCCTTACGGTTACCCCGGTTATGGTAGAGAGCTGGCGAGAACAGCTTCCTCAATTGAACCAGACCCAGGATAAACCCAAGGTACAGGACCGTCCGCGAGTTCGTATATCAGACATCACTTCACCACCACCAGATCCTGAACCTTATGAATCACTGCAGTTGCAGCCAACAAAAGTGCCTGTGCTGACTCAGGAAAAACTTTTGCCGGACTCTTCCAGTGGATTCACTTCCAGTGGTTTCACGTTGCAACTGGCAGCACTGGCGAACGAGTCAGCAGTGGAAAAATTTATCGCCGAGAATGGGTTGCAGAAAAGTACACTTGAAAGCCACCTTATTTACAGCAATGGCCGCCCCTGGTTTGCGGTGACTGCTGGTCATTTCCCGGATCGCGAATCTGCGGAGCAAAGAGGTCTGGCACTACAGCAGCAACATCCAGGTATTGATTACTGGATAAGATCGATGGCTTCGCTGCAAAAAGCCAAATCCCCGGATTGA
- a CDS encoding GGDEF domain-containing protein: protein MPNSSAPQHQLHKTLLRVLLACGLVALFATIMHWSEAAPQLMDLIIPPSVVAICFTLAAILHRHPQSRPVVFGLFIATCALAITIPAWACSWSAFQQPDIRLIDIYPPITSMLLVLLILVLAISPTRTAWRWGVLIWLANAVPVIGYLLAHPAELWTPRGKDMLISFGPVFLFLVLVVPYLRRFSSRLRLLQNQFEVTKAMVERDPLTELYNRRGADRLMNESVNADAPLAVLLLDIDHFKSINDNHGHDIGDAVLRDVASRILHNLRPDNYAARWGGEEFLIILNTDDETLLTAIANRLHKAIQQVPFEIAGKITASIGGAILKRGESINELLKEADRALYKAKDQGRDCVVIDPANNTGS from the coding sequence ATGCCCAACTCATCTGCCCCGCAACACCAGCTTCACAAAACATTGCTCAGAGTTCTGCTGGCCTGCGGTCTGGTGGCACTGTTTGCCACCATCATGCACTGGAGCGAAGCTGCTCCTCAGCTTATGGACCTGATTATTCCGCCCAGCGTCGTCGCTATTTGTTTTACTCTGGCAGCCATCCTGCACCGTCACCCGCAAAGCCGGCCCGTAGTGTTTGGGCTATTTATTGCCACCTGTGCACTGGCTATCACCATACCGGCGTGGGCCTGTAGTTGGAGCGCTTTCCAGCAACCGGATATCCGGCTGATCGACATCTACCCGCCCATCACCTCAATGCTGCTGGTACTGCTTATTCTGGTGCTGGCAATCTCCCCTACCCGAACCGCCTGGCGTTGGGGTGTATTGATCTGGCTGGCTAATGCCGTGCCGGTAATTGGTTACCTGCTGGCTCATCCCGCTGAACTCTGGACGCCCAGAGGCAAAGACATGCTGATCTCATTCGGGCCGGTATTTCTGTTTCTGGTTTTAGTAGTGCCCTACCTTCGCCGGTTCAGCAGTCGGCTACGGTTACTGCAAAACCAGTTTGAAGTGACCAAAGCTATGGTCGAGCGCGACCCGCTCACTGAACTCTACAACCGCCGCGGCGCCGACCGGCTGATGAATGAGTCCGTCAATGCCGATGCACCATTGGCGGTATTGCTGTTGGATATCGACCACTTTAAATCCATCAACGACAACCACGGCCACGACATCGGCGACGCCGTACTGCGCGATGTAGCCAGCCGCATCCTTCACAACCTACGGCCGGACAATTATGCCGCTCGCTGGGGTGGGGAAGAGTTTCTGATTATTCTTAATACCGATGACGAAACCCTGCTGACTGCGATTGCCAACCGGTTGCATAAAGCCATTCAGCAAGTGCCTTTTGAGATCGCAGGAAAAATTACCGCTTCAATTGGCGGGGCAATACTTAAGCGTGGGGAGTCTATTAATGAGCTGCTGAAAGAAGCAGACCGGGCATTATATAAGGCCAAAGATCAGGGACGTGATTGTGTGGTGATCGACCCGGCGAACAACACCGGGTCATAA
- the ahpC gene encoding alkyl hydroperoxide reductase subunit C: MSRYINSELKPFKATAFHNHEFIEVTDESLKGQWSVLFFYPADFTFVCPTELGDLADNYEEFKARGVEVYSVSTDTHFTHMAWHGSSETIGKIKYPMIGDPTGTLTRNFGVMIEEEGIADRGTFVIDPEGRVQIVEITAGGIGRDAKELLRKIKAAQYVAENPGEVCPAKWNEGEATLSPSADLVGKI; this comes from the coding sequence ATGTCTCGCTATATCAACAGTGAACTGAAACCGTTCAAAGCCACCGCCTTTCATAACCACGAATTTATCGAGGTGACCGATGAGAGCCTGAAGGGGCAGTGGTCGGTGCTGTTCTTCTACCCGGCTGACTTTACTTTTGTGTGCCCAACCGAGCTGGGTGACCTGGCGGACAACTACGAGGAGTTCAAGGCGCGCGGTGTTGAGGTTTACTCGGTTTCCACTGACACCCACTTTACCCATATGGCGTGGCACGGCAGCTCCGAGACCATCGGCAAGATCAAGTACCCGATGATTGGCGACCCGACCGGTACGCTGACTCGCAATTTCGGTGTGATGATTGAGGAGGAGGGTATTGCTGACCGCGGGACATTTGTTATCGACCCGGAAGGTCGTGTTCAGATTGTTGAGATCACTGCCGGTGGTATTGGTCGCGATGCAAAAGAGCTGCTCCGCAAGATTAAGGCGGCTCAGTATGTGGCAGAAAATCCGGGTGAAGTGTGCCCGGCCAAGTGGAATGAAGGCGAGGCGACGCTGTCTCCATCTGCGGATTTGGTGGGTAAAATTTAA